The segment TGGGTTAGGCgtcgtgcctcagtttccctgaaCTAAGTGAACAATGCTGCCCTTGCCTGTAAAGGACTTTGGGAGCCCTCTGGGAAGGCTCAGCTCTATTATTCCTGTTACAGGGAAGATGTCAGTGATGGATCTAGGCAGGCTGTTTCCTTATCCAAAATtagcacctgcagcagcacacacaagAGAGCGACAGGGGCCACAGGATGGGGCTGGCCAGGCTGTCCCTCCAGTCCAAGAGGCCACCACACCCAGAGAGACAACAGTGCTAACCTGGGgatgcagcaccagcaggagccAGATCCAAATTCCTGCGGGCAGGAATTATCACCAGGCAGTGGCCTTTCCCCTGCAAATACCAGGGTGAGCTGGCTCACGCTGCACATGCCCGCCCGAGGCACGATGCTCCCCGCATTATAATACGGTGTCTGCTGTGTTAATGGAGGGGAGcatggaaatttattttcaggtcAAATTCTCATCATCTGCATATCTTCCATTCGAATATTGTCATAGggacaggagaagaaaagacagGCTGAATGCAGGAGCACCCCAGGTGTCCGGCCATTGTCAGGAGCTCGCCTCTGCCTACTGTGCAGATTATTTTCCTCTGGTTTTCTCACCCCAGATTAATagggctctctctctctctcacatgcagccaggagctgaaatACCATGCTCTTGTCAGAAAGCTTTATTATTATGGTAAAGATTGTTCTCATTAGATATTAATTATACTCAGCAAGAGCAGGTCCAGGAATCTATTTGTCTCCGCTCACCGATTAAATTTGCCCAGCTTTGCAGAGCATGGTTTCAGGCTGGAACGTTAGATTTGCACAGCTAAATACAACTTGGCAAGAGAAGTTgcagctgccccatctctggaagtgtcccaggctAGGTTGGACAGTGAtgggagcaacctgggatagtggatggtgtccctgcccacagcagggggtggaactggatgaactCTAAAGccatttccaacccaaaccattccatgattctgtgagtccagctgttcccccagcactgccaagtccatcaaaccatgtccccaggtgtcacatcTACACACCTTTTAAACCCCTTCAGGGATGGGAGCTCCTCCATTGCCCTGGATAGGCTGTTACAGTGCCTTGCATGAAGAAATTgtccctaatatccaatctaaacctcccctggtgaTGCTTGAGGATGTTTCTCCTTATCCTGTCATTTGTTACTTTGGGGAAGAGACCGAGACCCCAACTGCACTACTAAGACATAATAATTAGGGCCACTCCACCCCCAGAAAGCCCAGAGAGCCCAGATACTGTCATGTCCAAATGTGTGCAACTTGGTTGTGGTCTATACTGATGCCAAAAAGTGCAAACCCAAACTAATTACATCCTGTGGCTAAATGGCCCTCCCAGCTCAATGCGTCTCTCAGCACATTAGAGATGAAGCGTCCTTGGCTGTTTGACCATCTGTTTTCCAGCTCACTCTGGTCCCACTGTGGTGAACTATGGTGGGGTTGAAAATATCCTGTTACTTATTTAAGCTTTTGTCCAGCGAGGGGACAGATCCAGTGAGCTGTGGATGTCATCCGCAACCCACAAAAATCAGTaggttctttttcttcctccaccctcccttcctccctttttattttttttttcctaaggggACAGAAACCATGCCCTGCTTTCCTCCCTACTTTTATTCTGGGACAAAAACTCTGGTGAGTTTTCTCTGATGAGCAGCTGAGAAATCAGTCATGGGGTATGATGTGGCCCCTCCAGCCACCACCCCACTCCCCACACACGGCAGAGGCGACCAACACACACCTGGTAAAGCGAACTTCACAGATATTGCACATATAGGGCTTCTCCCCCGTGTGGGTCCTCATGTGCCTGGGCAGCTTGCCAGCCCCCATGATGACTTTGTTACAgatgggacactgctgggatgCCTTgggctttattttcctctcttcctccagaGGCCATGGGGGAAAAACTCCTCCAAACTGGGTAGCACTTAAGAAATTGAGATAAGCACTATAGTCAGTCTCTGCCTTAATATGCCCtaagggagctgctggggtgttGGCAAACATGTCCTTGAAGAAGTCATTAGGGAAAGGAGGTGGAGGCAggtcttccttctcctcctcttccttgaTCTTCCTCTTTTTGATCACCAGATCCAAGGGGCTGTTTTCTACTTGTGGCTCCTCAAGCTGGGAGAAGGAGTTGAAGTCGCCGTTCCACAGGTGGGGGAAGAAGCTGGGGGcaaaaggagacagagctggCCTCCGTTCTGGGATGTTTGCCTTAGGGTACAAGTTTTCACTCAGCAAGGACTCTATGGAGAAGTCTCGTATCATGCCCAAGTGTCCAGAGGAATTACTGGCTGGGAAGTGATTTGGAAAATCTTTAGGTGCTTCTGTAAAAGCTTCTTCGGTGAGATCGGACTCAGAAGGGCTTTGGTGGCAGCTTACTTCTTGTACATCAGCTAGGTTCTCCTGATTGACAAAATCTtccacttcctcctcctcctcttcctcctcgtCTTCATCTTCGTCTTCATCGTCATTGTCGTCCTCTTTGTCATCTtcctcctcagcctccctgTCGGGCTCCATGATTTCAAGGCAGACGTTGATGATGCTCTGGATCTCCAGCATCTTGGCGGCGCTGAGGATGTGCTTGACGTTTGAGGTGGTGATGGTGAGGGTTGAGGTGTAGGCGAACTCGAGGATGGCAGAAAGTGCTTCAGGCGTGACAAAGTCAATCTCGTAAACATAGGGCTGGTCTGTTAAAGTGCCAGTAGTGAACAGTTTTTTGAAGTACTTGCTGCAGGCGGCCAGGACGGAGCGGTGGGTGCGGTACTCCTGGTCCTGCACGATGAGGATGACATCGCACAGGAGCCCATCGTGCCGCTGCTCGTTCAGGCCGCACAGCACCTCGCTGCTGTGGTTCGGGAATGGGATCCCGATAAGATCTTCAATGCCATTGGCCATATTCTCATTTAGTGCCCTAGGACAAAGCACCAACAGCAGAGCGTTAGCAGGGCATTGCCAACTGATAATGCCAAAAGGATGCTGCCTTCTCCCGGGgtccttccctcctctgcctcacCTGCCATCACCTCCTGCCTGCATGTCTCAGTGCATCTCCAGGCCACCTTCAGCTCCTTCCAGatcctctgcttccctccccaTCTCCTCATCTCCTTCTCAATTCCCACCCTGTTCACCTTTTCACAATCACCACAAGCTTGCTCCCCTCTCTTACACCCCTCCCCCAGGAACCTTGTGCAATGATTCCGTACCCACCACATTTCTTCTGCATCTTCCTGGAGCCAGCATTGTTCCAGGTACACCTTGGATTTGCCCCGCCAGGAGCTATGTGGGGAAAGTGTGATGCTCTATTGCTTCACACTGCCAAGAGCCAGCACCTATTCTGCTTAGAAGAGATGAGCCAGGGAGTGTCCATCTCATCTATGTGATTGTTTTTGAGGCTGGTACAAGTGGACATCCCAGAGAGGAGGGTCACGGCTTCCCGCAGCAGCAGGAGACTCATCCTTATGGATCTTTAGTTCTACTTCATGCCTGGAAGCTATGACATGTCACCTCACATGGGGACATGCCACGTAGGAATGTCCTCCTGagggatctgggaatggggaggaaaGCAAGGATTTGCGTCACAGTGTGTACCTGAACACTCAGAGGAAGACAACCAGGTAGCAAGGACCTGGCCAGACACTGTTGTCTGCTATCTCTTCCCATGAGCTGAGCTCTCTCCATTCCCAATCCTGCTTGGACTCGCCAGCATGGTATCAAAATGCCCTGTGCATCTGGCAGACTTCTTCCCCTGCTAGAGCAGCTTTAGCTTCAAAGGAAAACTCGGAAGCAAAAAGCCCACACCCAAGAGGAAAacctgattctttttttttttggccattttttaatctgtaagATGTTTCCTCTTTCACATGGCTCCAGCAGCCCTTCCACATGAGAAATCCCAGGAAAGGAAAGCGATTTCCTCCAGCAGGCGACGAATACATTAATCCCCTCACAGACAGAATACATCAAACAGACAGAATAACTTTGAATACACTAACCCTTGGAAAcccccaggacacagagcatGTGTTCATGCAGTGTCACCTCtaccagccctggccctgctgcaggtaGACACTTGGTTCACAGCCAAGGGACAGAGCAGTTAATCTCCAGGGGAACTCAGGGCACGTGAAAGCAAAACTGCAGCCCCACTCCATCCCTTCTGCAAGGCTGACACCACCAGGCAGGCTCCCCAGTTCCACACCATGCCACCTCTGCAGGTCTCCTGGGATCCATCGCCATGTCCTGGCAAtccttccctgctcagcttCTGGCTCTGCTGATTCCAAACCTCCTTCCAAGCCACCAGTAGTAGGGACCTGGTTTACTTCAgctggctcctgccctcccagctgccttGGGCATGGAAAGAGCCTGGTCTGATGGAGGCTGTCCATGAAAACCTGTGCTTCACCTTGGCCAGCAACCCTTGGGAAGCCTGGGAGGCCTGTAGAGGGGATCAGACTCTGCAGGAAACATTCCCGTGGGAAAAGGAATGCtgtctcccttttcctccctccccagggagaCCTTGCAGGTATCTTCCCCACACCtagccagcactgccaaaaaCGGGTGTGTGGGAGCCAGACAGTGAAGGTCTCGGAAGATGTTGCAACCTACAGGGAGGTGATGGaccacagggatgggggagagcTGTCCATGCTCAGTGAAGCCTCACAGGGATGGGGGACACTGTCCAGCTGTCCAAGCTCAGAGAAGCCTcacaggggctggagggagcccCAGCCATGGGAGCCCTCTCCAGCCAGGTCCCcaagcctggagctgggcagaggaacCAGGAATCACACCCAGCTCTGGCCACTCACATTTTCAGCAGAGGgaggatgctccagcccctcatcCCATGGTGTGCCCATTACCTCCACGCTAATTACGTCTGTTGTCTGAAACAAATTGATTCATTACAGTGTGCTGTGCTTAACCATGTTAACCAGCAACGCTCCTCTGCGATCCCGACCAGCTCTGTATCCAATCCTCCTTGAAAATCGCCGATAAATGACAGTAAATCTAATACCTTCTCCAAGTGGAGTGTAAGATAATAAATAACCCCTGAGCCAGGGAGGAAAAGACAGCTTCCTTTCTAGGGCTTTGTATCCCGAATAATAAGCGTGAGCAATTAAATTTCTATTGCTGTTTTTATCATCTACTcgtttatttttgtttggaagGAGCCTGAGTGTTAAAGGAGCTTCTTGCATGAAGGAACGTGTCTTCCTATTTTCATCTTTCACTGCCAGATCACCCTAAGTGCCAAAAATCAGAACAGCAGAATATCAGACTACcctgagaaatgttttcataGAGGGCTTTTTCTGGACACTAAGCTTCATTCTCCCTAATTAGTGGGTTATTTGCTtgacagcaagaaaaattaGAATTGGGAGACTGGGGTGTATAAATACATAGTTACATATAATTTATatgcataaaatatattttaaaaattacgGGGTTTTGGTGGAAATTagctatttttcctttcttatccCTCCCTGGTCCTCCTGAGATGTGGCTCTGTTAACTGCAGCGTTTAGGCAAGCCGGTAACTTTACAGGATGCTGGCAAAATTGAAGGTGATTCATGTCATTTAAACCGGGGGTGaggggggggagagggagagaaacagCCCATTCATTTGcatgcatttgcattttttaaactctCAGGGTGGTTTGACAGCTCTGGAGCTCAACGAGCTTGAGAAATGACCTTATGGTTCCCATGCCCCCGGGGAGGTTGATGGCCAGAGGCTGGAAGTGTGCTGAGGCTGAcgttttccttccttcccctccctcctctccctcctcctgcactccccccttcccatCCCCAAGCCAAGGGTGGGGTCCTCAATAATAACAGGCTTAAAAATAGCATCAGATGGTGACAAATGTCACcagtgcatgcacacacacacacacacacacacacacacacgcacgcaCGCAAATGCTGAGCAGGCGACACGGAGTTAAACagcaaaatctcattttataaaagaaaattacagcaTTGTGAAAATAAACTGGAGGGAGATGGTGGAAAGGGTGGAGGGCacctaaaataaatgtattctgCAGATGACGTTGCAAAACATTGCATTTATGGTCATGCTTAAAACTCATTCATTACTTTCTTGCCAGGAAAAGCCCCACTTATAAAAAAATGAAGGTGGGATACTGGATTGCTTCCCCCAACATTCTGCCAACAGATTTAGACACCTGAAgctgcaacaggaaaaaaaagaggggttGGGGCAGCTAAGATTTGTCCTCTTTTTGGGTGAAAAACACCAGATACAAGCCAGGGACTACAGCAATTATCATAAACCACCTGCAACGTGCACTCCCTGGGTGACCCAAAGCTCATCCAGGCACTCTGCTGCtcaaaacctcattttttttttctttaataatatttttttctccaaccTCCTTCACTATAATACTGAAGGATCTCAGCATCTCCAAACCAGCaatgtaaaactgaaatatcaGAGAGAGgcaaaatgctgatttttagCACCGTGGTAAGTAAAAACCAGAAGTACGCTCAATAGATTATAAACACATATGCACAGAAAACAGATAAAGCAAACTCGTGTTGCCTCTGTTTGTTTGTAGGGGTGGAAGTGGAGCACTaacacagcctggagcagccctggaaagatgtgccagccctgggcagggacaggatcCTGCCCCCGGGTCTCAGTGCTGCTCAACGGCAGGAGCAGGAGACCTGTGACCTGTGAGGGATCCTCACCAGCACTTCCCTTTCCCATCTCCTTCCTCAGCCCCGGTGACAACGCCCTGGAAAGCCGAGCCCTTGGAGGAGATAAAGGCTGCCAGGGGGAGCCCAGGCTTGTGCAAGGTGTGGCTGCTGGTTCAGGGCTGTGTCAGGGATGGGGGATGTCCCATCCACGGGGACAGCGCTTCACACCCTGAGTCTTGGCTGGGAGATGGCAATTTTGGCTTTTAATTGCTTGCTGGCACGCAACATAATTGCTGTAACATGCAGCgtttcaatattttattactctaatattttaatatattaatattctggtacattaatattttattatttgtatattttagatatttataATTTTGCATTAATATTGTAGATGttcatattttttgtgtttttactttatatttttgttattcGCATTCAGATTTTCTGAGCATCTCcctttaaaatgtgcatttcttgGCCTTCTCTTTGCTGTGATTTTCCCTCAGGTAAGTGCTGGCTCCtgactgtgtttcttttttctgtgcctcCAGTGACTCTCTGTGGGACTGCGCCCCCAAGATATGGGGGTGCCCCAGGGCAAGCAGGGGATGCAAAGCAGCTGCCCCCCCATGCCAGGCTCATTCTGCATTCAGCACTGTGGAGGAAGGAGCCTCAGGCTCTGGCTgatctctgcctgctcctggtgtCAAAATGTCACTTTTCCAGGCAAAACAAGGTGTCTCCAGTTCCTCCCTTCACCCAGTCTGTGTGTGTAGAGGGATTCAGGGTGCAAGGCCAGGGGCAAGGCTTGGGGTTGAACATCCCTGACCACTgctcccccatcccagccagctgctggcccCCCCTTCCTGAGCATCCCTCGGTCCTCGCTGACACAAAACCCCTGGAGGAATTCCAGCTTTACCCCTGAAGCATGAGACCACCcagcagagcatcccagagGTGTCAGAGCCAGGCTTTGGGGTGCTGAGCACGCCAGGGCACCCCAGGCTGCTGACCCTGTCAGGAGAGGGAGtcagagaaccacagaatgaaTCTCAGAATGGTTggggctggaaagggacttgaagctcatctccttccaccccctgccatgggcagggacaccttccactgtcccaggctgctccaagccccgtccagcctggcctgggacacttccaaggatgggagAGTCAGGAGGAGATCTCAACGCCTTTCCTCACCCTGATTTATTTTCTAGCAccacctccccagcccagggcactcagCACCCTGAGGCTCAGATGctttggctctgctgctctgctacCTGCACCTCTTTcccaatccctgctccaggctgcaggagcggaggcagcagccagggtgggctggctgctctccctctgcatCCACCCATGGATGTGCAGACCTGCCTGCTACATCCATCAGCCCATAAATGTATgtgggttatttttttctttcccccccagTTTTATTTGTGTCTCTTCATAATGAGGCAATTAAGATGTGCATGTGAGATCACCGTAATCTGTCAAAATATTACAGCTGCTTTCACTGGGGTGTGCTGGCCAGTGATTGATCACTCCTGCTCCTGTTACTTGGTGgaaaaacactggcacaggttgccagagaggctgtggctgcccctggataCCTGGAAGTGCCCAGAAcaaggttggacagggcttggagcaccctgggatagtggaaggtgtccctgcccatggcatggggctCGGACACAGTAGTCACTTCAAACCCAAATCAAACTCTGATTCTATTTTGGTGGAATAGGGATGCTGAGCCTCTGTTCCTGCATCCACAACCTTGAGCAAGTCCCTTGTGCAAATGTTCCTGAGCAAAGACACCCACACTGACACCCCATccacagccagccccacagggacAACACCGCTGCCTTGGCCAAGCACTTCACTCCAATTGGGAACACCAAGAAAGACTTGGGATCCCCAAATGCCTATTTGAGGGCAAGCAGAGAGGTGGGACTGCCTTTTTgttagaaaaggaaggaaggtgtaaaacctaaaaaaagttaatattgCCTTTATATTTATTCCTTCCTATGGGGGAACACCTCCCCTCTGAACATCTTGTCTCCAGAAGAACATGTTATTAAAccacccaccccagcagcaaGCGTTTCTGCCCTCCAGCAGGAAGGTGGGGCAGAGAGCTCCTTGCCTTTCAACCGCTTCCCTGGGATGCCTGGAACGATGAGGAAAACGTGGCGACATCGACCGCTGCCTCCCTCGCAAGGAAATCACTGGGGTTCTGAGGGACAACACCCCTCTGCAGACCCAAAGGTGGCTCTGTGTGAGGGAAATCACCACAGTCCTGAGGGACAACACCCCTCTGCAGACCCAAAGATTGTTCTGGGGGAAGGAAATCACCACAGTTCTGAGGGACACCAGCCCTCTGCAGACCCAAGCTGGTTCTGTGCAAGGGAACCACCTCACAGCATCACCGCCAGGGTTTTACTACTCCAGGAACTGCGACCAGTCTGGGGGACACGGGGTTGAGCTGGGAAAGTTTGGGATGTTCGGCCTTCAGTTGAGTTCATCCACACAGAAATGAGGATCTCGCCAAAAACCCGTGGATTTTGCTTGGATCTGGACAGAGCAGAAGAGGGAAGATGTTTCCAAAGCGATGCTTTGGCGAGGAAGGATGCACAGAAGGTGGCATTCTCCTCGCTGGCAGCACGGATGGGAGGGAGCCCCGGGGGTGGGTGCAGAGGTGGCATCACCCCAGAGGTCCCCTGGcaagggagcagctctgcaaagggaaCAGGTCAGCACAGTTTGAAGGGATGCTCTGTGGGACACCAGGGGAAAGGCCAAGCAGCGTCCCCGGGATGCTGACACAGATGGAAACCTCCTCCTGATTCCAGGAGGAGAGGGGTGGCCAAGGAGCCCAGCCCTCCAGAGGGTGTGTGAGAGGGAAGAGCCCCAGCAGTCGAGCATGGTTTGATCACATAATTAAAGTGGTTAGGCTTCAGGGAGTGAAATCACAGGGGTGACCTTCACCCTGCTATTTCTTCATTACTTACTGGACTTGTCAGAATTCATACTAATCTCTGAACAAAATCCTTGGGCATACAAGGATTCATCCTTACCAGCATCTGGCTGGCAAGTTGAGCCCACGTGAGCTATTTATATTTGCACATACTATATAAAACTGacctttttttccagctggaactACCAGTTTCCTATAA is part of the Camarhynchus parvulus chromosome Z, STF_HiC, whole genome shotgun sequence genome and harbors:
- the ZBTB7C gene encoding zinc finger and BTB domain-containing protein 7C — its product is MANGIEDLIGIPFPNHSSEVLCGLNEQRHDGLLCDVILIVQDQEYRTHRSVLAACSKYFKKLFTTGTLTDQPYVYEIDFVTPEALSAILEFAYTSTLTITTSNVKHILSAAKMLEIQSIINVCLEIMEPDREAEEEDDKEDDNDDEDEDEDEEEEEEEEVEDFVNQENLADVQEVSCHQSPSESDLTEEAFTEAPKDFPNHFPASNSSGHLGMIRDFSIESLLSENLYPKANIPERRPALSPFAPSFFPHLWNGDFNSFSQLEEPQVENSPLDLVIKKRKIKEEEEKEDLPPPPFPNDFFKDMFANTPAAPLGHIKAETDYSAYLNFLSATQFGGVFPPWPLEEERKIKPKASQQCPICNKVIMGAGKLPRHMRTHTGEKPYMCNICEVRFTRQDKLKIHMRKHTGERPYLCIHCNAKFVHNYDLKNHMRIHTGIRPYQCKFCYKSFTRSDHLHRHIKRQSCCTARPRRGRKPAAWRAASLLFAPGGPPVESGFVMPPTLEEMSGHLGSTAMCLPGPSPKHFLSGAKAPFSLQELESQIEETQMNLFRRAQMDMERNAGIFAFALGHNENLSAQPFFPLPDPWSTGFSGLAGLGHVAPISEASN